A section of the Ranitomeya imitator isolate aRanImi1 chromosome 7, aRanImi1.pri, whole genome shotgun sequence genome encodes:
- the DDX18 gene encoding ATP-dependent RNA helicase DDX18 isoform X2 → MADLQMKLLRRKLQKRNEKIRKRNRKERKAEDEVIGEDLKETAAGTSAAPISGDVEEYPETPIAIKRKKIKKLVAAAAKKPKNEEPAVIGPETGEEEEPAVSGPETGEEEAGLPMGLTGAFEDTAFSSLADLVNENTLRAVTEMGFTHMMEIQHKTVRPLLEGRDVMAAARTGSGKTLAFLIPAIELVYKLKFMPRNGTGVLILSPTRELAMQTYGVLKELMAHHVHTYGLIMGGSNRSAEAQKLANGINIVVATPGRLLDHMQNTPGFMYKNLQCLVIDEADRILEVGFEQEMKQIINLLPKRRQTMLFSATQTRKVEDLARISLKKEPLYVGVDDHKDTATVDGLEQGYVVCPSEKRFLLLFTFLKKNRKKKMMVFFSSCMSVKFHYELLNYIDLPVMAIHGKQKQTKRTTTFFQFCNADSGILLCTDVAARGLDIPEVDWIVQYDPPDDPKEYIHRVGRTARGIDGRGHALLILRPEELGFLRYLKQAKVPLSEFEFSWSKISDIQSQLEKLIEKNYYLHKSAQEAYKAYIRAYDSHSHKQIFDVNTLDLPKVCVSFGFRIPPFVDLNVNSSGGKKLQKRGGGGGFGYQKCKNLQKAKIYKHVTKGGRSDGR, encoded by the exons ATGGCGGATTTACAGATGAAGCTGCTGCGGAGGAAACTGCAGAAAAGAAACGAGAAGATCCGGAAAAGAAACCGAAAGGAGAGAAAAGCAGAAG ATGAGGTGATCGGGGAGGATCTGAAAGAAACTGCTGCAGGAACTTCTGCAGCCCCCATTAGTGGAGATGTGGAGGAGTATCCGGAGACCCCCATCGCCATAAAGCGGAAGAAGATAAAGAAGCTGGTGGCGGCCG CTGCAAAAAAACCAAAGAATGAGGAGCCGGCGGTGATCGGCCCAGAGACGGGCGAGGAGGAGGAGCCGGCGGTGAGCGGCCCAGAGACGGGCGAGGAGGAGGCTGGACTGCCCATGGGGCTGACAG GGGCGTTCGAGGACACAGCATTCTCTTCCCTGGCCGATCTCGTCAATGAGAACACGCTGAGGGCCGTGACGGAGATGGGGTTCACGCACATGATGGAGATTCAGCATAAAACTGTGCGACCACTCCTGGAGGGCCG GGATGTCATGGCCGCTGCCCGCACCGGTAGTGGTAAAACTCTCGCCTTTCTCATCCCGGCCATAGAATTGGTCTACAAGCTGAAGTTTATGCCGCGGAATG GTACCGGGGTTCTCATCTTGTCCCCCACACGGGAGCTCGCCATGCAGACATACGGGGTCCTGAAGGAGCTGATGGCGCATCATGTTCACACCTATGGGCTGATAATGGGCGGCAGCAATCGTTCAGCGGAAGCTCAGAAACTCGCCAATGGGATTAACATTGTGGTGGCGACGCCTGGGCGGCTCCTGGACCACATGCAG AACACGCCCGGGTTCATGTACAAGAACCTGCAGTGTCTGGTGATCGACGAGGCCGATCGCATCCTGGAGGTCGGGTTCGAGCAGGAAATGAAGCAAATCATCAACCTCCTGCCAA AGCGCCGTCAGACCATGCTGTTCTCTGCCACTCAGACACGGAAGGTGGAGGACTTGGCCCGGATCTCCCTGAAGAAGGAGCCGCTGTATGTGGGTGTGGATGACCACAAGGACACGGCGACGGTGGACGGTCTGGAGCAG GGTTACGTAGTTTGCCCCTCAGAGAAGCGTTTCTTGCTGCTTTTCACCTTCCTGAAGAAGAATCGGAAGAAGAAGATGATGGTTTTCTTCTCGTCCTGCATGTCGGTGAAATTCCACTATGAGCTCCTGAACTACATAGACCTCCCGGTGATGGCCATTCAC GGAAAGCAGAAGCAGACAAAGCGCACCACCACCTTCTTCCAGTTCTGTAACGCCGACTCGGGGATCCTCCTGTGCACAGACGTTGCCGCCCGAGGACTGGACATCCCAGAGGTGGACTGGATTGTGCAGTACGACCCCCCTGATGACCCCAAG GAATATATCCACAGGGTGGGCCGCACGGCGCGGGGAATTGATGGCCGGGGACACGCTTTACTCATACTACGTCCCGAGGAGCTGGGCTTCCTGAGATACCTAAAACAAGCCAAG GTGCCGCTCAGTGAGTTTGAGTTCTCCTGGAGtaaaatttcagatatccagtctcag CTGGAGAAACTGATTGAGAAGAATTACTATCTGCACAAGTCAGCGCAGGAGGCGTACAAGGCTTATATCCGGGCGTACGACTCGCACTCCCACAAGCAGATCTTTGACGTGAACACCTTGGATTTGCCGAAAGTCTGTGTGTCCTTTGGGTTCCGGATCCCGCCGTTCGTCGACCTCA ATGTTAACAGTAGCGGGGGGAAGAAGCTCCAGAAACGCGGCGGAGGTGGCGGATTCGGATACCAAAAGTGTAAGAACCTGCAGAAGGCCAAGATCTACAAGCACGTGACCAAGGGCGGCCGGAGCGATGGGCGGTAG
- the DDX18 gene encoding ATP-dependent RNA helicase DDX18 isoform X1, with the protein MADLQMKLLRRKLQKRNEKIRKRNRKERKAEDEVIGEDLKETAAGTSAAPISGDVEEYPETPIAIKRKKIKKLVAAGEQAAKKPKNEEPAVIGPETGEEEEPAVSGPETGEEEAGLPMGLTGAFEDTAFSSLADLVNENTLRAVTEMGFTHMMEIQHKTVRPLLEGRDVMAAARTGSGKTLAFLIPAIELVYKLKFMPRNGTGVLILSPTRELAMQTYGVLKELMAHHVHTYGLIMGGSNRSAEAQKLANGINIVVATPGRLLDHMQNTPGFMYKNLQCLVIDEADRILEVGFEQEMKQIINLLPKRRQTMLFSATQTRKVEDLARISLKKEPLYVGVDDHKDTATVDGLEQGYVVCPSEKRFLLLFTFLKKNRKKKMMVFFSSCMSVKFHYELLNYIDLPVMAIHGKQKQTKRTTTFFQFCNADSGILLCTDVAARGLDIPEVDWIVQYDPPDDPKEYIHRVGRTARGIDGRGHALLILRPEELGFLRYLKQAKVPLSEFEFSWSKISDIQSQLEKLIEKNYYLHKSAQEAYKAYIRAYDSHSHKQIFDVNTLDLPKVCVSFGFRIPPFVDLNVNSSGGKKLQKRGGGGGFGYQKCKNLQKAKIYKHVTKGGRSDGR; encoded by the exons ATGGCGGATTTACAGATGAAGCTGCTGCGGAGGAAACTGCAGAAAAGAAACGAGAAGATCCGGAAAAGAAACCGAAAGGAGAGAAAAGCAGAAG ATGAGGTGATCGGGGAGGATCTGAAAGAAACTGCTGCAGGAACTTCTGCAGCCCCCATTAGTGGAGATGTGGAGGAGTATCCGGAGACCCCCATCGCCATAAAGCGGAAGAAGATAAAGAAGCTGGTGGCGGCCGGTGAGCAGG CTGCAAAAAAACCAAAGAATGAGGAGCCGGCGGTGATCGGCCCAGAGACGGGCGAGGAGGAGGAGCCGGCGGTGAGCGGCCCAGAGACGGGCGAGGAGGAGGCTGGACTGCCCATGGGGCTGACAG GGGCGTTCGAGGACACAGCATTCTCTTCCCTGGCCGATCTCGTCAATGAGAACACGCTGAGGGCCGTGACGGAGATGGGGTTCACGCACATGATGGAGATTCAGCATAAAACTGTGCGACCACTCCTGGAGGGCCG GGATGTCATGGCCGCTGCCCGCACCGGTAGTGGTAAAACTCTCGCCTTTCTCATCCCGGCCATAGAATTGGTCTACAAGCTGAAGTTTATGCCGCGGAATG GTACCGGGGTTCTCATCTTGTCCCCCACACGGGAGCTCGCCATGCAGACATACGGGGTCCTGAAGGAGCTGATGGCGCATCATGTTCACACCTATGGGCTGATAATGGGCGGCAGCAATCGTTCAGCGGAAGCTCAGAAACTCGCCAATGGGATTAACATTGTGGTGGCGACGCCTGGGCGGCTCCTGGACCACATGCAG AACACGCCCGGGTTCATGTACAAGAACCTGCAGTGTCTGGTGATCGACGAGGCCGATCGCATCCTGGAGGTCGGGTTCGAGCAGGAAATGAAGCAAATCATCAACCTCCTGCCAA AGCGCCGTCAGACCATGCTGTTCTCTGCCACTCAGACACGGAAGGTGGAGGACTTGGCCCGGATCTCCCTGAAGAAGGAGCCGCTGTATGTGGGTGTGGATGACCACAAGGACACGGCGACGGTGGACGGTCTGGAGCAG GGTTACGTAGTTTGCCCCTCAGAGAAGCGTTTCTTGCTGCTTTTCACCTTCCTGAAGAAGAATCGGAAGAAGAAGATGATGGTTTTCTTCTCGTCCTGCATGTCGGTGAAATTCCACTATGAGCTCCTGAACTACATAGACCTCCCGGTGATGGCCATTCAC GGAAAGCAGAAGCAGACAAAGCGCACCACCACCTTCTTCCAGTTCTGTAACGCCGACTCGGGGATCCTCCTGTGCACAGACGTTGCCGCCCGAGGACTGGACATCCCAGAGGTGGACTGGATTGTGCAGTACGACCCCCCTGATGACCCCAAG GAATATATCCACAGGGTGGGCCGCACGGCGCGGGGAATTGATGGCCGGGGACACGCTTTACTCATACTACGTCCCGAGGAGCTGGGCTTCCTGAGATACCTAAAACAAGCCAAG GTGCCGCTCAGTGAGTTTGAGTTCTCCTGGAGtaaaatttcagatatccagtctcag CTGGAGAAACTGATTGAGAAGAATTACTATCTGCACAAGTCAGCGCAGGAGGCGTACAAGGCTTATATCCGGGCGTACGACTCGCACTCCCACAAGCAGATCTTTGACGTGAACACCTTGGATTTGCCGAAAGTCTGTGTGTCCTTTGGGTTCCGGATCCCGCCGTTCGTCGACCTCA ATGTTAACAGTAGCGGGGGGAAGAAGCTCCAGAAACGCGGCGGAGGTGGCGGATTCGGATACCAAAAGTGTAAGAACCTGCAGAAGGCCAAGATCTACAAGCACGTGACCAAGGGCGGCCGGAGCGATGGGCGGTAG